In Alosa sapidissima isolate fAloSap1 chromosome 4, fAloSap1.pri, whole genome shotgun sequence, the following are encoded in one genomic region:
- the alpl gene encoding alkaline phosphatase, tissue-nonspecific isozyme, producing MAHRNVCTMLVRNLLLCSLIALGVHCLGKKIIPDEEKNPAYWNTWAQRSLKQALQLQELNTKVAKNIILFLGDGMGISTVTAARILKGQLNGQSGEEYRMEMDKFPYVALSKTYNTDAQVPDSAGTATAYLCGVKANEGTLGVSAAAVRSQCNTTQGNEVTSILRWAKDAGKSVGIVTTTRINHATPSAAYAHCVDRDWFSDGEMPQEAVDAGCKDIARQLFENIQEIDVIFGGGRKYMFPKDTPDVEYPSEKQHFGTRKDGRNLVEEWKERMKEKRAHYVWNKKELLSLNPNKVDYVLGLFEPSDLPYNLERNKETDPSLTEMVDVALKILKNNPNGFFLLVEGGRIDHGHHDGKAKQALHETVEMDRAIGRAGLLTSVHDTLTVVTADHSHVFSFGGYTPRGNSIFGLAPMMSDRDQKPFTSILYGNGPGYSLINGLRENVSTVDYQDNNYRAQSAVPLSYETHGGEDVAIFSKGPLAHLLHGVQEQNYIPHVMAYAACVGQNREHCRGASSGGLRPSPSPGTTIVSMLAAALTLAWLHW from the exons ATGGCACATCGGAATGTTTGCACCATGCTGGTGAGGAATCTGCTCCTCTGTTCCCTCATAGCCCTGGGTGTCCATTGCCTAGGGAAAAAAATAATTCCTG ACGAAGAGAAGAACCCAGCGTACTGGAACACATGGGCACAGCGCTCACTGAAGCAAGCCCTGCAGCTCCAGGAGCTCAACACGAAGGTGGCCAAGAACATCATCCTCTTCCTCGGGGATG GAATGGGAATTTCTACTGTGACAGCAGCACGGATCCTCAAAGGCCAGCTGAATGGCCAGAGCGGGGAAGAGTACCGGATGGAAATGGACAAATTCCCCTACGTGGCGCTGTCCAAG ACCTACAACACCGACGCCCAGGTACCAGACAGTGCGGGCACTGCCACAGCCTACCTCTGCGGTGTCAAGGCCAACGAGGGCACGCTGGGGGTCAGCGCAGCTGCCGTGAGGTCACAGTGCAACACCACTCAAGGAAACGAGGTCACCTCCATCCTCAGATGGGCCAAGGACGCAG GAAAGTCAGTGGGCATTGTCACAACAACGCGCATCAATCATGCTACGCCCAGCGCTGCCTATGCCCACTGTGTGGACCGAGACTGGTTCTCTGACGGTGAGATGCCCCAAGAGGCAGTGGATGCCGGCTGCAAAGACATTGCCAGACAGCTCTTTGAGAATATTCAAGAAATCGAT GTGATTTTTGGTGGAGGGAGGAAATACATGTTCCCCAAGGACACGCCTGATGTAGAATACCCCAGCGAGAAACAGCACTTTGGCACCCGGAAGGACGGCAGAAACCTTGTGGAGGAGTGGAAGGAGAGGATGAAAGAGAAG AGGGCCCACTATGTCTGGAACAAAAAAGAACTTCTTTCTCTCAACCCCAACAAGGTGGATTATGTTCTCG GTCTGTTTGAACCCTCTGATCTGCCATACAACctggagagaaacaaagagacgGATCCGTCGCTCACGGAAATGGTGGATGTGGCTCTGAAAATCCTCAAGAACAACCCGAACGGATTCTTCCTGCTGGTGGAGG GTGGGCGGATTGACCATGGTCACCATGACGGCAAAGCCAAGCAGGCGCTGCATGAGACGGTGGAAATGGACCGCGCCATTGGCCGGGCAGGCCTACTAACCAGCGTCCATGACACCTTGACTGTCGTCACGGCGGACCACTCTCATGTCTTCAGCTTCGGAGGCTACACGCCACGGGGAAACAGCATCTTTG GACTGGCTCCAATGATGAGTGATCGTGACCAGAAACCCTTTACGTCCATTCTGTACGGGAATGGCCCAGGATACTCGCTGATCAACGGCCTAAGAGAGAACGTCTCCACAGTGGACTACC aGGATAACAACTACCGGGCACAGTCGGCCGTGCCCCTGAGCTACGAGACCCACGGCGGGGAGGACGTGGCCATCTTCTCCAAGGGCCCGCTGGCCCATCTGCTCCACGGCGTGCAGGAGCAGAACTACATCCCCCACGTCATGGCCTACGCCGCCTGCGTGGGGCAGAACCGCGAGCACTGCCGCGGGGCCTCCTCGGGGGGGCTcaggcccagccccagccccggGACCACGATCGTCTCCATGCTAGCTGCGGCGCTCACGCTAGCCTGGCTGCACTGGTGA